The following are from one region of the Oenanthe melanoleuca isolate GR-GAL-2019-014 chromosome 23, OMel1.0, whole genome shotgun sequence genome:
- the MAP7D1 gene encoding MAP7 domain-containing protein 1 isoform X1, with translation MERSCAGREPQPRPQPLGKPPSPMGDSIPPSSLPPPSPGDALKGEHSPPQRDRPGPPDVISLEKTVPPVPAAITPSDKIVSPVPAAVPPSQQPVCPPAVMRPSESSPPQRDQPGPKAVALPGQPVSPSPATAVPSAQSAPPQCDRAPPGPPKQPGMEHPKEEALPHTPGQPVPVHAAAPRSTEMLPHGSQPPAPAATEGAPPDAKSPLGATAGPSKDVTPRSSRPSLSPAASARPKQDAQKAQARHKQAKERREERAKYLAAKRVLWLEKEEKARLLREKQLEERRKRLEEQRLRAEKRRAVLEERQRQKLEKNKERYEAAIQRSVKKTWAEIRQQRWSWAGALHHGSPAHKDGASRCSVSAVNLPKHVDSIINKRLSKSSATLWNSPSRNRSLQLSPWESSIVDRLMTPTLSFLARSRSAVTLAGNGKEQVPVCPRSASASPLSPCHNHRLPHRCWERRKAAAASPDVTPRRRTEPSPKKKEKKEKDRENAKERSALSRERSLRKRQTLPAAQPRLLPAADSSPGPKNRPSSPAAPKNRPSSPATPKNRPSSPATPKNRPSSPATPRARPASPSLALSSPHKPPLPRSAHSSPKVRARTREERGEQEGQAKVRERKEEERGPAPPALPEPPKVPAEPAAGPPVPVAPSPVPASPPARPSAGTTDREEAARLLAEKRRQAREQREREERERREQEEQERRVQEERAQRAAEEQSRREALARQREEERRLQEEQEAQERAQAEREEVERLQRQKEEAEARAREEAERQRLEREKHFQREEQERLERKKRLEEIMKRTRKSDATDTKKKDDKKVVNGKAAEQEDVPGREKHLGPIPKAEELPETETPSAGTPGGTKGLVGEGLQPSSKEAAALVNGVQAGKHENGFSGSEGSKELRDLSHHGGSPSSIIPFGDKEPFLKQAVVKPPQVTEVL, from the exons GGAAGCCACCATCCCCGATGGGAGACAGCATCCCCCCGTCCTCCCTGCCACCCCCTTCGCCTGGGGATGCCCTGAAGGGAGAGCACAGCCCCCCCCAGCGCGACCGACCTGGCCCTCCAGATGTCATCTCCTTGGAAAAGACcgtccctcctgtccctgcagccatcACCCCCTCTGACAAGATCGTCTcgcctgtccctgcagccgtGCCCCCCTCCCAGCAGCCCGTCTGCCCCCCGGCCGTGATGCGCCCCTCTGAGAGCAGCCCCCCACAGCGTGACCAGCCCGGCCCAAAGGCcgtggcactgccaggacagcccgtgtcccccagccctgccactgccgTCCCttcagcacagagtgctccCCCACAGTGTGACCGGGCCCCTCCCGGACCCCCCaagcagccagggatggagcaccccAAAGAAGAGGCATTGCCCCACACCCCTGGCCAGCCTGTCCCCGTGCACGCTGCCGCCCCTCGCTCCACGGAGATGCTGCCCCATGgcagccagcccccagccccagctgccactGAAGGGGCCCCTCCTGATGCCAAGAGCCCCCTGGGTGCCACAGCCGGGCCCTCAAAGGACGTGACCCCCCGCAGCAGCCGCCCCTCGctgtctcctgctgccagcGCCCGGCCCAAGCAAG ATGCCCAGAAAGCCCAGGCAAGGCACAAGCAGGCGAAGGAGAGGCGCGAGGAGCGGGCCAAGTACCTGG CTGCCAAGCGGGTGCtgtggctggagaaggaggaaaaggctcGGCTGCTGCGGgagaagcagctggaggagcGGCGCAAGCGGCTGGAGGAGCAGCGGCTGCGGGCGGAGAAGCGCCGGGCGGTCctggaggagaggcagaggcagaagctggagaagaataag GAGCGCTATGAGGCAGCGATCCAGCGGTCGGTCAAGAAGACGTGGGCAGAGATCCGGCAGCAGCGGTGGTCCTGGGCTGGGGCCCTGCACCACGGCTCCCCTGCACACAAGGATg gTGCGAGCCGGTGCTCGGTGTCCGCTGTAAACCTCCCCAAACACGTCGACTCTATAATCAACAAGCGGCTCTCCAAATCCTCCGCCACCCTCTGGAACTCTCCCAGTAGAA aCCGGAGCTTGCAGCTGAGCCCATGGGAGAGCAGCATCGTGGACCGGCTGATGACGCCCACGCTGTCGTTCCTGGCGCGCAGCCGGAGCGCCGTGACGCTGGCTGGGAACGGCAAGGAGCAGG TGCCCGTGTGCCCGCGCTCAGCCTCCgccagccccctcagcccctgccacaaCCACCGCCTGCCGCACCGCTGCTGGGAGCGCCGGAAGGCGGCCGCCGCCAGCCCTGATGTGACGCCGCGCCGCAGGACCGAGCCCTCGCCC aagaagaaggagaagaaggagaaggatcGGGAGAACGCCAAGGAGCGCAGCGCCCTGTCCCGTGAGCGCAGCCTCAGGAAGCGGCAGAcgctgccagcagcacagccccggctcctgcctgcagctgacAGCAG CCCCGGCCCCAAGAACCGTCCCTcatcccctgctgcccccaagAACCGTCCTTCATCTCCTGCCACCCCCAAGAACCGTCCCTCATCCCCTGCCACCCCCAAGAACCGTCCCTCgtcccctgccacccccagggcccGCCCGGcatcccccagcctggccctcaGCTCTCCCCACAAGCCGCCCCTGCCTCGAAGCGCCCATTCCTCCCCCAAGGTGCGGGCCAGAACCCGGGAGGAGcgaggggagcaggagggccAGGCGAAGGTGcgagagaggaaggaggaggagcgGGGTCCAGCACCCCCTGCCCTTCCTGAGCCCCCCAAggtgcctgcagagccagcagcag GCCCCCCAGTCCCTGTggcccccagccctgtgccagccagccCCCCAGCCAGACCCTCCGCTGGCACCACGGACCGGGAGGAGGCTGCCCGGCTGTTGGCGGAGAAGCGGCGCCAGGcccgggagcagcgggagcgGGAGGAGAGGGAGCGccgggagcaggaggagcaggagag GCGGGTGCAGGAGGAGCGGGCGCAGCGGGCGGCTGAGGAGCAGAGCCGGCGGGAGGCCCTGGCACGGCAGCGGGAGGAGGAGCGgcggctgcaggaggagcaagAGGCCCAGGAGAGAGCCCAGGCTGAGCGAGAGGAGGTGGAGCGGCTGCAGAGACAG aagGAAGAAGCCGAGGCGAGGGCGCGCGAAGAGGCCGAGCGGCAGCGCCTGGAGCGGGAGAAGCACTTCCAGCGGGAGGAGCAGGAGCGGCTGGAGAGGAAGAAG CGCCTGGAGGAGATCATGAAGAGGACGCGCAAGTCGGATGCAACAGACACCAAG aaaAAAGACGACAAGAAGGTGGTGAACGGGAAAGCAGCCGAGCAGGAGGACGTCCCAG GCCGCGAGAAGCACCTGGGGCCAATCCCGAAGGCAGAGGAGCTCCCGGAGACGGAGACCCCGAGCGCAGGGACGCCGGGGGGAACAAAGGGCTTGGTgggtgaggggctgcagccaag ctccaaGGAGGCAGCGGCCCTGGTGAACGGCGTGCAGGCTGGCAAGCATGAGAACGGCTTCTCAGGCAGCGAGGGCTCCAAGGAGCTGCGGGATCTGTCCCACCACggtggcagccccagcagcatcaTCCCCTTCGGCGACAAGGAGCCCTTCCTCAAGCAGGCCGTGGTGAAGCCGCCGCAGGTGACAG AGGTGCTGTGA
- the MAP7D1 gene encoding MAP7 domain-containing protein 1 isoform X2: MGDSIPPSSLPPPSPGDALKGEHSPPQRDRPGPPDVISLEKTVPPVPAAITPSDKIVSPVPAAVPPSQQPVCPPAVMRPSESSPPQRDQPGPKAVALPGQPVSPSPATAVPSAQSAPPQCDRAPPGPPKQPGMEHPKEEALPHTPGQPVPVHAAAPRSTEMLPHGSQPPAPAATEGAPPDAKSPLGATAGPSKDVTPRSSRPSLSPAASARPKQDAQKAQARHKQAKERREERAKYLAAKRVLWLEKEEKARLLREKQLEERRKRLEEQRLRAEKRRAVLEERQRQKLEKNKERYEAAIQRSVKKTWAEIRQQRWSWAGALHHGSPAHKDGASRCSVSAVNLPKHVDSIINKRLSKSSATLWNSPSRNRSLQLSPWESSIVDRLMTPTLSFLARSRSAVTLAGNGKEQVPVCPRSASASPLSPCHNHRLPHRCWERRKAAAASPDVTPRRRTEPSPKKKEKKEKDRENAKERSALSRERSLRKRQTLPAAQPRLLPAADSSPGPKNRPSSPAAPKNRPSSPATPKNRPSSPATPKNRPSSPATPRARPASPSLALSSPHKPPLPRSAHSSPKVRARTREERGEQEGQAKVRERKEEERGPAPPALPEPPKVPAEPAAGPPVPVAPSPVPASPPARPSAGTTDREEAARLLAEKRRQAREQREREERERREQEEQERRVQEERAQRAAEEQSRREALARQREEERRLQEEQEAQERAQAEREEVERLQRQKEEAEARAREEAERQRLEREKHFQREEQERLERKKRLEEIMKRTRKSDATDTKKKDDKKVVNGKAAEQEDVPGREKHLGPIPKAEELPETETPSAGTPGGTKGLVGEGLQPSSKEAAALVNGVQAGKHENGFSGSEGSKELRDLSHHGGSPSSIIPFGDKEPFLKQAVVKPPQVTEVL; this comes from the exons ATGGGAGACAGCATCCCCCCGTCCTCCCTGCCACCCCCTTCGCCTGGGGATGCCCTGAAGGGAGAGCACAGCCCCCCCCAGCGCGACCGACCTGGCCCTCCAGATGTCATCTCCTTGGAAAAGACcgtccctcctgtccctgcagccatcACCCCCTCTGACAAGATCGTCTcgcctgtccctgcagccgtGCCCCCCTCCCAGCAGCCCGTCTGCCCCCCGGCCGTGATGCGCCCCTCTGAGAGCAGCCCCCCACAGCGTGACCAGCCCGGCCCAAAGGCcgtggcactgccaggacagcccgtgtcccccagccctgccactgccgTCCCttcagcacagagtgctccCCCACAGTGTGACCGGGCCCCTCCCGGACCCCCCaagcagccagggatggagcaccccAAAGAAGAGGCATTGCCCCACACCCCTGGCCAGCCTGTCCCCGTGCACGCTGCCGCCCCTCGCTCCACGGAGATGCTGCCCCATGgcagccagcccccagccccagctgccactGAAGGGGCCCCTCCTGATGCCAAGAGCCCCCTGGGTGCCACAGCCGGGCCCTCAAAGGACGTGACCCCCCGCAGCAGCCGCCCCTCGctgtctcctgctgccagcGCCCGGCCCAAGCAAG ATGCCCAGAAAGCCCAGGCAAGGCACAAGCAGGCGAAGGAGAGGCGCGAGGAGCGGGCCAAGTACCTGG CTGCCAAGCGGGTGCtgtggctggagaaggaggaaaaggctcGGCTGCTGCGGgagaagcagctggaggagcGGCGCAAGCGGCTGGAGGAGCAGCGGCTGCGGGCGGAGAAGCGCCGGGCGGTCctggaggagaggcagaggcagaagctggagaagaataag GAGCGCTATGAGGCAGCGATCCAGCGGTCGGTCAAGAAGACGTGGGCAGAGATCCGGCAGCAGCGGTGGTCCTGGGCTGGGGCCCTGCACCACGGCTCCCCTGCACACAAGGATg gTGCGAGCCGGTGCTCGGTGTCCGCTGTAAACCTCCCCAAACACGTCGACTCTATAATCAACAAGCGGCTCTCCAAATCCTCCGCCACCCTCTGGAACTCTCCCAGTAGAA aCCGGAGCTTGCAGCTGAGCCCATGGGAGAGCAGCATCGTGGACCGGCTGATGACGCCCACGCTGTCGTTCCTGGCGCGCAGCCGGAGCGCCGTGACGCTGGCTGGGAACGGCAAGGAGCAGG TGCCCGTGTGCCCGCGCTCAGCCTCCgccagccccctcagcccctgccacaaCCACCGCCTGCCGCACCGCTGCTGGGAGCGCCGGAAGGCGGCCGCCGCCAGCCCTGATGTGACGCCGCGCCGCAGGACCGAGCCCTCGCCC aagaagaaggagaagaaggagaaggatcGGGAGAACGCCAAGGAGCGCAGCGCCCTGTCCCGTGAGCGCAGCCTCAGGAAGCGGCAGAcgctgccagcagcacagccccggctcctgcctgcagctgacAGCAG CCCCGGCCCCAAGAACCGTCCCTcatcccctgctgcccccaagAACCGTCCTTCATCTCCTGCCACCCCCAAGAACCGTCCCTCATCCCCTGCCACCCCCAAGAACCGTCCCTCgtcccctgccacccccagggcccGCCCGGcatcccccagcctggccctcaGCTCTCCCCACAAGCCGCCCCTGCCTCGAAGCGCCCATTCCTCCCCCAAGGTGCGGGCCAGAACCCGGGAGGAGcgaggggagcaggagggccAGGCGAAGGTGcgagagaggaaggaggaggagcgGGGTCCAGCACCCCCTGCCCTTCCTGAGCCCCCCAAggtgcctgcagagccagcagcag GCCCCCCAGTCCCTGTggcccccagccctgtgccagccagccCCCCAGCCAGACCCTCCGCTGGCACCACGGACCGGGAGGAGGCTGCCCGGCTGTTGGCGGAGAAGCGGCGCCAGGcccgggagcagcgggagcgGGAGGAGAGGGAGCGccgggagcaggaggagcaggagag GCGGGTGCAGGAGGAGCGGGCGCAGCGGGCGGCTGAGGAGCAGAGCCGGCGGGAGGCCCTGGCACGGCAGCGGGAGGAGGAGCGgcggctgcaggaggagcaagAGGCCCAGGAGAGAGCCCAGGCTGAGCGAGAGGAGGTGGAGCGGCTGCAGAGACAG aagGAAGAAGCCGAGGCGAGGGCGCGCGAAGAGGCCGAGCGGCAGCGCCTGGAGCGGGAGAAGCACTTCCAGCGGGAGGAGCAGGAGCGGCTGGAGAGGAAGAAG CGCCTGGAGGAGATCATGAAGAGGACGCGCAAGTCGGATGCAACAGACACCAAG aaaAAAGACGACAAGAAGGTGGTGAACGGGAAAGCAGCCGAGCAGGAGGACGTCCCAG GCCGCGAGAAGCACCTGGGGCCAATCCCGAAGGCAGAGGAGCTCCCGGAGACGGAGACCCCGAGCGCAGGGACGCCGGGGGGAACAAAGGGCTTGGTgggtgaggggctgcagccaag ctccaaGGAGGCAGCGGCCCTGGTGAACGGCGTGCAGGCTGGCAAGCATGAGAACGGCTTCTCAGGCAGCGAGGGCTCCAAGGAGCTGCGGGATCTGTCCCACCACggtggcagccccagcagcatcaTCCCCTTCGGCGACAAGGAGCCCTTCCTCAAGCAGGCCGTGGTGAAGCCGCCGCAGGTGACAG AGGTGCTGTGA
- the MAP7D1 gene encoding MAP7 domain-containing protein 1 isoform X3, protein MERSCAGREPQPRPQPLGKPPSPMGDSIPPSSLPPPSPGDALKGEHSPPQRDRPGPPDVISLEKTVPPVPAAITPSDKIVSPVPAAVPPSQQPVCPPAVMRPSESSPPQRDQPGPKAVALPGQPVSPSPATAVPSAQSAPPQCDRAPPGPPKQPGMEHPKEEALPHTPGQPVPVHAAAPRSTEMLPHGSQPPAPAATEGAPPDAKSPLGATAGPSKDVTPRSSRPSLSPAASARPKQDAQKAQARHKQAKERREERAKYLAAKRVLWLEKEEKARLLREKQLEERRKRLEEQRLRAEKRRAVLEERQRQKLEKNKERYEAAIQRSVKKTWAEIRQQRWSWAGALHHGSPAHKDDRSLQLSPWESSIVDRLMTPTLSFLARSRSAVTLAGNGKEQVPVCPRSASASPLSPCHNHRLPHRCWERRKAAAASPDVTPRRRTEPSPKKKEKKEKDRENAKERSALSRERSLRKRQTLPAAQPRLLPAADSSPGPKNRPSSPAAPKNRPSSPATPKNRPSSPATPKNRPSSPATPRARPASPSLALSSPHKPPLPRSAHSSPKVRARTREERGEQEGQAKVRERKEEERGPAPPALPEPPKVPAEPAAGPPVPVAPSPVPASPPARPSAGTTDREEAARLLAEKRRQAREQREREERERREQEEQERRVQEERAQRAAEEQSRREALARQREEERRLQEEQEAQERAQAEREEVERLQRQKEEAEARAREEAERQRLEREKHFQREEQERLERKKRLEEIMKRTRKSDATDTKKKDDKKVVNGKAAEQEDVPGREKHLGPIPKAEELPETETPSAGTPGGTKGLVGEGLQPSSKEAAALVNGVQAGKHENGFSGSEGSKELRDLSHHGGSPSSIIPFGDKEPFLKQAVVKPPQVTEVL, encoded by the exons GGAAGCCACCATCCCCGATGGGAGACAGCATCCCCCCGTCCTCCCTGCCACCCCCTTCGCCTGGGGATGCCCTGAAGGGAGAGCACAGCCCCCCCCAGCGCGACCGACCTGGCCCTCCAGATGTCATCTCCTTGGAAAAGACcgtccctcctgtccctgcagccatcACCCCCTCTGACAAGATCGTCTcgcctgtccctgcagccgtGCCCCCCTCCCAGCAGCCCGTCTGCCCCCCGGCCGTGATGCGCCCCTCTGAGAGCAGCCCCCCACAGCGTGACCAGCCCGGCCCAAAGGCcgtggcactgccaggacagcccgtgtcccccagccctgccactgccgTCCCttcagcacagagtgctccCCCACAGTGTGACCGGGCCCCTCCCGGACCCCCCaagcagccagggatggagcaccccAAAGAAGAGGCATTGCCCCACACCCCTGGCCAGCCTGTCCCCGTGCACGCTGCCGCCCCTCGCTCCACGGAGATGCTGCCCCATGgcagccagcccccagccccagctgccactGAAGGGGCCCCTCCTGATGCCAAGAGCCCCCTGGGTGCCACAGCCGGGCCCTCAAAGGACGTGACCCCCCGCAGCAGCCGCCCCTCGctgtctcctgctgccagcGCCCGGCCCAAGCAAG ATGCCCAGAAAGCCCAGGCAAGGCACAAGCAGGCGAAGGAGAGGCGCGAGGAGCGGGCCAAGTACCTGG CTGCCAAGCGGGTGCtgtggctggagaaggaggaaaaggctcGGCTGCTGCGGgagaagcagctggaggagcGGCGCAAGCGGCTGGAGGAGCAGCGGCTGCGGGCGGAGAAGCGCCGGGCGGTCctggaggagaggcagaggcagaagctggagaagaataag GAGCGCTATGAGGCAGCGATCCAGCGGTCGGTCAAGAAGACGTGGGCAGAGATCCGGCAGCAGCGGTGGTCCTGGGCTGGGGCCCTGCACCACGGCTCCCCTGCACACAAGGATg aCCGGAGCTTGCAGCTGAGCCCATGGGAGAGCAGCATCGTGGACCGGCTGATGACGCCCACGCTGTCGTTCCTGGCGCGCAGCCGGAGCGCCGTGACGCTGGCTGGGAACGGCAAGGAGCAGG TGCCCGTGTGCCCGCGCTCAGCCTCCgccagccccctcagcccctgccacaaCCACCGCCTGCCGCACCGCTGCTGGGAGCGCCGGAAGGCGGCCGCCGCCAGCCCTGATGTGACGCCGCGCCGCAGGACCGAGCCCTCGCCC aagaagaaggagaagaaggagaaggatcGGGAGAACGCCAAGGAGCGCAGCGCCCTGTCCCGTGAGCGCAGCCTCAGGAAGCGGCAGAcgctgccagcagcacagccccggctcctgcctgcagctgacAGCAG CCCCGGCCCCAAGAACCGTCCCTcatcccctgctgcccccaagAACCGTCCTTCATCTCCTGCCACCCCCAAGAACCGTCCCTCATCCCCTGCCACCCCCAAGAACCGTCCCTCgtcccctgccacccccagggcccGCCCGGcatcccccagcctggccctcaGCTCTCCCCACAAGCCGCCCCTGCCTCGAAGCGCCCATTCCTCCCCCAAGGTGCGGGCCAGAACCCGGGAGGAGcgaggggagcaggagggccAGGCGAAGGTGcgagagaggaaggaggaggagcgGGGTCCAGCACCCCCTGCCCTTCCTGAGCCCCCCAAggtgcctgcagagccagcagcag GCCCCCCAGTCCCTGTggcccccagccctgtgccagccagccCCCCAGCCAGACCCTCCGCTGGCACCACGGACCGGGAGGAGGCTGCCCGGCTGTTGGCGGAGAAGCGGCGCCAGGcccgggagcagcgggagcgGGAGGAGAGGGAGCGccgggagcaggaggagcaggagag GCGGGTGCAGGAGGAGCGGGCGCAGCGGGCGGCTGAGGAGCAGAGCCGGCGGGAGGCCCTGGCACGGCAGCGGGAGGAGGAGCGgcggctgcaggaggagcaagAGGCCCAGGAGAGAGCCCAGGCTGAGCGAGAGGAGGTGGAGCGGCTGCAGAGACAG aagGAAGAAGCCGAGGCGAGGGCGCGCGAAGAGGCCGAGCGGCAGCGCCTGGAGCGGGAGAAGCACTTCCAGCGGGAGGAGCAGGAGCGGCTGGAGAGGAAGAAG CGCCTGGAGGAGATCATGAAGAGGACGCGCAAGTCGGATGCAACAGACACCAAG aaaAAAGACGACAAGAAGGTGGTGAACGGGAAAGCAGCCGAGCAGGAGGACGTCCCAG GCCGCGAGAAGCACCTGGGGCCAATCCCGAAGGCAGAGGAGCTCCCGGAGACGGAGACCCCGAGCGCAGGGACGCCGGGGGGAACAAAGGGCTTGGTgggtgaggggctgcagccaag ctccaaGGAGGCAGCGGCCCTGGTGAACGGCGTGCAGGCTGGCAAGCATGAGAACGGCTTCTCAGGCAGCGAGGGCTCCAAGGAGCTGCGGGATCTGTCCCACCACggtggcagccccagcagcatcaTCCCCTTCGGCGACAAGGAGCCCTTCCTCAAGCAGGCCGTGGTGAAGCCGCCGCAGGTGACAG AGGTGCTGTGA